A window of Candidatus Polarisedimenticolia bacterium genomic DNA:
TTGTCCTCTACGCACATCGGATTCATCTGCCTGTACTGCGCCAGCCTGTACGGCATCAACCTGACGATTCCCATCCTGACGGCGCTGGCGGCGCGAAGGTCGCCCGGGTCGTTGCTGCGCGACACCCTGTCGGATCTCATGGGATGGCCGCGGCCGCTGCGTGTCACCGCCTGTGTCTTCCTGGGGCTCCTCGCCGCGACCATCGGCGTGCAGCGGGCTTATCGGGTTCACGTCAAGAAGCGGGCCGCGATCGAGCGCCACCGCATCGAGGAGCAGGGCGGACCGCTGGTGCCCGCGGGCCCCGACTCCGCCCTCCTACCCGAAGAGCGAGTCGGAGCGGGAAGCCTCTTCTTTCCGGAGGCGAGCGCGGCGACGCCGGGACCCGCTCCCGGCGCAGGACCGTACAGGTTGGCGGGTCCGCTGAGCCGCATCGAAAAGGGCGCCAAGATGGAGGCTTTCGACCTGCAGTCCCGGCTGGGACACGGCCGGCCGGTCGCCCTGATCTTCTGGACTCCGGGATACCGTCCCTCGGAGCGTCTGCTCGGCTCCATGACGCGCTTCTTCAAGAGCCAGCTGCCCGCCTTCGACGTCTACCCGGTGGCCGGCCGCGGCGGCAACCAGCGCGACGAGGAGGTCCTCGAGGCCGCCACGATGCTCCAGCTGCCGCGCGATCTACCTCTCTTGATCGACCAGGATTTCGTTCTATCGAAGGCTCTGAACACCATGGACATCCCGGATGTGGCGCTGTTTCGCGCCGACGGGGGCCTGGTGGCCTCCAGGATAAAGGCCCTGGAGCAGAAGCTTGCCCTTCCCACCGGCGGGGTCATCAGCGCCGAAGAAGTGATGCGCAAGATGGCCTCGGGAACCCAGGTCCCCGAGATCAAGCAGATGGCCCCTTATTTCCCCGCGAGGGAGATGGTGGGCTGGTGCGCCCCCGAGTTTCAGGCGAAGAAGTTCGATTCGGGCGAGCCCTTCCATTTCACCGGCAAGCCCGCACACCCACGGCCGCTGCTCCTGATGTTCTGGTCGTCGACCTGCACGCACTGCCAGGTGGAGATACCGCTTCTCGTCTCCTGGCTGAAGAAGAACCCGAACCGCATCGACATCCTGTCGGTCACGCGCATCAAGCCCGATCAGCCGGGCCAGGCTTCCCATCGCGAGATAACCCGCCGCTACATCAAGCAGGAGCAGATCACCTGGCCGGTCCTGGAAGACCCTGACGGCTCGATTACCGAGCTGTATCGCAACATCTCGACGCCCACGACCTTCTTCATCACCCCCGACGGAACGGTCGTCCAGACCTGGCTCTACGCGCACCCCGACAATTTCCCCGCCGCGATGGAAACGGCCCTCTCCCAGGCAGGGAAGGCTTCTTCGGGCGTGTGCAAGCAGGCTCCGGAGAGTCCCGGCTCGCGCCTCGCGCTGGACATGCTCGCGGCCAACGGCACCAAGGTCTCGCTGGCCTCGAAGCTGGACCGGCCGGCCATCGTCCATTTCTGGGCCACGTGGTGTGCCCCTTGCGTCGGCGAGCTCCCGCAGCTCCTGAAGTTCGGTCAGAGCCTGGAAAAATCGGGCACCGGCCGGCTGATCATGATTTCGGTGGAAGATGCCCAGTCCGGTCCTCGCATCGAGAGCTTCGCCAGGAAGCTCGGCCTGCAGCTCCCCACCTTCCGCACACCGACAGGGGAGCTCACGCAGATGCTCGACATCGCCTACCGTCTCCCAAGGACCTATGTGGTGGCCCCCAACGGAGTCATCGTCGGCTCATGGCAGGGCAGCCAGAAGTGGGACGAGCCGAAGCTCGCCGAAGAAGCCACCTGGCGGCTGCGCAACGCTTCCGTGCTGGCCCGATGATTCCCCACGTCGGAAGAGCTTCGGCGCGCAGGTCCCGGGCGGCGATCCTCCTGGTCGCCCTGGGCTCTCTCGCCGCCTGCCAGTGGGCTTGCAGCGCTCCTTCGGAGAGCCCGTCGACCTCCGGCGTCACGCCGGGCACTCCTTCCGATCCGGTGGGCCAAGGCCCGCCGCTCCCGTCGCTCGCGGCCTACCGTGAATCGGTCCAACGCGCCCGGAGCTGGCTGGATACGCTGCATGTCGATCCCGCGGAGCTGCGGGCGCACGGCATCAAGGGAAAGAAAAAGCTGGTCGAGCTGCTCGACGCCTACTACGAGCTCTGGAAAGTGGCTCCGCCTCGAGAGCGCGAAGTCCTCATGGCTCGAATCCGCGAGGTCGTGAAGGTGACCTACGAGCCGGCCTATCACGACATGCTCACCATCCGTGACGAGTGGTTCAAGCAGGACGCCACTTCCTACCTGCGCGCCGCCTTGCTGATGGAGCGTCTCGGCCTCGACATCTCGATGTACCGCGCCGAGATTGCCAAAATCCACGACCGCCTCGACGCGCACATGCGGGAGCGCGGTCCGCATCAGCGGGAGGTCTTCCACTGGTACTACCGGGACTTCGGTCTTTCCGAGCCCTTTCCGCTGGAGGAAGCGCGCAACGAGGGAGTGATCGCGCACCGCGAGAATCCCGCCGTCATGTCCGACCCCCAGGTCTACGAGCTGACGCACGAGATCTATGCCCCCTTCGAGTACGGCGACAAACGCGATGTGAATCCCTTCGACGGATCGGAAAGGAGCTACCTGCGCAACACCCTCGATCGGCTGCTGCGCCGGTACCTTGCCAGGAAGGACCCCGATCTCGTCGCCGAGCTGCTCGAGTGCGAGCACTATCTGATGATGGATGACGGACCGGCTTCCCGGGAAGCGGTCACCTACCTGCTGGAGAGCCAGAATCAGGACGGCTCGTGGGGCAGCTACCCGCGCCAGCGCCGGCTGCTCGGGGACTACGTGAAGCAGGGCTTCGAGCTTCACACCACGATGGTCGTCATCGGGGCCCTGGCGGTGGAGTACGAGAAGCGCGTCTCCTAGCCGAAGGTCTTCCTTTGCCCTCCCACGACATCGCGGGGCGCCTCCAGTTGACGGCAGCTACGTGCATGGCGCGTAATACGATCGACTCAGAATGCGCGAAGAAGCAGGCGACTTTCGAGGTGAGATCATGTGCAGGAACATCCGGACTCTTTACAACTTCGCTCCGCCGACGACCGACGAGGAGGTGCATGCGGCGTCGCTCCAGTTCGTCCGCAAGATCAGCGGCTTCACGCGCCCCTCGCAGGCCAACGAGCCGGCTTTCGAGCGCGCCGTGGACGAAGTGGCGCGCGCGGCGCGCAAGCTGCTCGACAACCTCATAACGAGTGCGCCTCCCAGGGACCGCGAGGTCGAGGCGGCCAAGGCGCGCAAGCGCGCCGCCCAGCGCTTCGGCAGGCCATGAAGCGGCTTCTGGTCGCGGCGGCCGTCGTGGCGTGCGCGGCGACCGCCATGCTCCAGGCGGCTCCCGCCGCCAAGCCTCCTCGCAAAGCACCCCCTCCACCGGCGGGACCCGACCCTGCCCGCCGCAGCTTCGAGCGACGCGCCGTCGAGGCGGCCATCTGGGGGATGCCCGCGGTATCGATGGCCGCCTTTCGCAAGAGCCTGCCGGGGATCGGGGCCGAGGCCAACCAGGTCATCTACTTTTCGAAGCCGCT
This region includes:
- a CDS encoding redoxin domain-containing protein, coding for MQTGYNTGSARWIRLILGALVTTGIVVSILLTQHHENRVYGDATAVLSNCPETETINCDTVNTSRFSELLGVPIAAFAIPTYLLVLLLLWKARRTPRLLAYAFSIGMLTVLYSAFLFYLSSTHIGFICLYCASLYGINLTIPILTALAARRSPGSLLRDTLSDLMGWPRPLRVTACVFLGLLAATIGVQRAYRVHVKKRAAIERHRIEEQGGPLVPAGPDSALLPEERVGAGSLFFPEASAATPGPAPGAGPYRLAGPLSRIEKGAKMEAFDLQSRLGHGRPVALIFWTPGYRPSERLLGSMTRFFKSQLPAFDVYPVAGRGGNQRDEEVLEAATMLQLPRDLPLLIDQDFVLSKALNTMDIPDVALFRADGGLVASRIKALEQKLALPTGGVISAEEVMRKMASGTQVPEIKQMAPYFPAREMVGWCAPEFQAKKFDSGEPFHFTGKPAHPRPLLLMFWSSTCTHCQVEIPLLVSWLKKNPNRIDILSVTRIKPDQPGQASHREITRRYIKQEQITWPVLEDPDGSITELYRNISTPTTFFITPDGTVVQTWLYAHPDNFPAAMETALSQAGKASSGVCKQAPESPGSRLALDMLAANGTKVSLASKLDRPAIVHFWATWCAPCVGELPQLLKFGQSLEKSGTGRLIMISVEDAQSGPRIESFARKLGLQLPTFRTPTGELTQMLDIAYRLPRTYVVAPNGVIVGSWQGSQKWDEPKLAEEATWRLRNASVLAR
- a CDS encoding DUF2277 domain-containing protein, whose translation is MCRNIRTLYNFAPPTTDEEVHAASLQFVRKISGFTRPSQANEPAFERAVDEVARAARKLLDNLITSAPPRDREVEAAKARKRAAQRFGRP